The genomic window CGAGGGTGGATGCAGCAGTCACAAAATATCAtctaaaggggaagtccaacaaaaatgaacttacgTTGTATGAGTGGATCTTaacaagacaaatcgatcggtataagttactccgttatcttcgttTTTGtgtacgagaacgagcgatgttacggtgatgtgcaacgcccacgcgcctgctccgcgcttcctggtcgattaagctccgcccactgcgaacgaatcaatgcgtttacggatgactgctacagatatatcgagaatgccgaatgtgaatgcgaagatattatgaagatctgccttcttgccgtcagtggttcctctctaaagtagaatgatgtcggtagagctgttttatcgccagactttgaagcagaattcctcaataccacggcttacctagagaacgcgcttgtgcttgaatatttttttatccttgttcttttaatatccgaagaaaaacgttcagcgcgccgtctggcgtgtgctacagaggacgttcctattttcacatctggtctgctcactttcttttgccgctgattggtagaaggttacaatcccggatgtataaataggatcatcctctgtagcacacgacagacggcgcgctgaacgtttctcttcggatattaaaagaacaagaataaacaaatactcaagcacaaacgcgttctctaggtaagccgtggtattgaggagttctgcttcaaagtctggcgggaaaacagctcttccgacaccattttactttagagaggaacaactgacggcaagaaggcagatcttcataatatctttgcTTTCACATttggcattctcgatatatccgtagcagtcatccgtaaacgcattgattcattcgcagtgggcggagcttaatcgaccaggaagctcaaagcaggcgcgtgggcgttgcacatcacagaaacattgctCGTTCTcatatacaaaagcgaagataacggagtaacttataccaatcgatttgtcttggtaagatctactcatacaagttaagttcatttttgttggacttcccctttaattGTGTTTCAATTGAGGGCAGCGCCCACCTACATGGAAAAGCTATGCGTGATGCAATTGTTCAAAGACCTACATGGACGTCACTAAAATCAACAGCTCAATGGCCTCGGCCACTGTGAAGGACTTTTACCACGTCGTTTGGTTTCGAATGGAAAGCCGATAATAAATCATATCGAGTAGGCTCTAGACTGGCCTGCGTATTGCAGACGCCGGTACACAGTGCAGCTATTTATAGGAACAACAACCATCAACTCCGCCCAGATCGTGGTCACCACGAACAGACCGTGTTGCTATGCCACCAATGGATGGCACCACCTATCTCAATAATCGTGTCCCTCTTAATTCTAATAAACATGAACCGATTGTATGTCACGCATAGGACGTCATCGAGTTTGATTAAGCCTAGGCTATGATCTTCTGAAATATGATAGTATCACAAAGCTTAAGAAAGTTTATTATTAGACAACTTATAAACGCCCAAATAGCACTCACAGAAGCAATGTATAAGTCATTGGTTTAGCAGAACGCAAAGGAGCTTTCTGGAGATCTTGCTAAGGATGTCGATATGCTTGATGCAAACTTACTAACAGATAGAAGCTCACGAATTGGCAAATGTGGTCACCGTATccagcaattaattaaagagcgTGACCTAACACCTTCATGCTTGTTCCCAACATAGAATCCAGTCAGCCTCCTCAGAGTTCTGTGGTATCAGGATGTGCGATCTAGATATCTTACCATCTTAAGCACAGAGTGAGGTTGTACACATGCGAGACAACGTTATAGCACAAAGAGTTTACTGGGATTAGACAAAACGATAGCAAAAGTCACCACGCGCAAAGGCTCGCAATTGGAACTCTATAGCAGTATATTAGCTGTAATCAAAAAAGGTTGTCCAAAATtactatatattatatattatatactatatattgtatattatatattatatattacatattatatattatgtactatatattatatattatatattatatattatatattatgtattatatattatatattatatattatatattatatattatatattatatattatatattatatattatatattatatactatattatatatatatatatatatatatatatatatatatatatatatatatatatatatctgctCTTTGAGCACTCAGCGCTCATCGTGTCTATTCGTCTGCCTGTGCTGCTGCCACAATGTCCTCTACTCCTGATTTGTTTTCTCATCATCGCACTTTCTACTTCCTTCTCTATAAATCTTTATAACTCATGTATTTCTGTCGTCTTTGGACCAGTAGTGCACTTGTTTGACATATCCAGTAATAATACTTGTCTTTcatgtatgttttttgtttgtcccaTATGGGACatttagttataatatatatatacactgataaaaaaaaaatatatatatatatatatgtatatatatatatatatatatatatatatatatatatatatatatatatatatatatatatatatgtatatatatattgtatattatatattgtatttgttttgtctttagATTCTTCACTGCGATCTAGCAGCTCGAAATGTGCTTGTATTCGATAACGAAGTTCTTAAGATTTGTGATTTTGGAATGGCAAAGGACGTAAAGTATCACGGTTATTATTTCCGTCAATCGAAGGTAAGAACGAACATACTTCAGGACGTTCTTACGTTGCCTCTAAGAAATATATGCCATTTAGCGTATGTTGCCTGTAAAATGGATGTCTCCCGAGTCTATGATGGACAAATTATACACAGAAGCGAGCGACGTGTAAGTAATAAAAATACATAAGTTCGCTTTTAATATATACTGGTCACGTGTTGATAGGTGGTCCTTCGGAGTGCTCCTTTGGGAGATCGCTACACTTGGTAAATTTGTATAATGTTTGTCTGCTCAAGATAATATAAAAATGTCATTTTCAGATATTTTAAGTTATACAGTGTACATTTAGGAACTACCGGTATTGCTTTCAGTTTTCTTGCTACAGATGgtgtttgttttgtgcagGAGGCACTCCTTATCCCAGCGTTCCCCCAGAAAGACTCTACGATCTTCTTACCAGTGGCTACCGAATGAGTTGTCCCCTAGACTGTCCACGTCGTTTGTAAGaataacaaatacaaaaatagaTGACGTTAAATGACCATTTGTGGTGTGATAATGTGTAGACACGACATCATGCTGCTGTGTTGGGCAGCTGATGTGAACGAAAGACCTACATTTGAAGCTCTCTCGCAACTTTTTTCTAAAATTGTGAAGGAGACTAATTGAAAATGAGATGTGGATATTGAATGTTTGACAGGTTGTTTCTGTGAGGGTAACTCTTCCATAAATGGATGTAATTTAGAATTGTGAGTGCGTCTTAAGTCTATTTAGAACACGTGATGGAGCAGTATGTCGTAGATTAACACCAAAGTGGCTGTTGTAATGTCAGATTAGCTATAGTCACAATCAAGTTAATAATTGGCAATATTCAGAGTGTTGATCTAAAACAAAT from Corticium candelabrum chromosome 12, ooCorCand1.1, whole genome shotgun sequence includes these protein-coding regions:
- the LOC134187971 gene encoding tyrosine-protein kinase receptor Tie-1-like, translating into MAAVNEDDDCPQNEASLQAEAQLFAAMGDNKHDHVVRLLGICSRQGPLWLIFEYARYGNFMRYLRDHRESEYHEEDCSSTSSRNHKMQFITAQKMFQFALQIASGMEYLISKKILHCDLAARNVLVFDNEVLKICDFGMAKDVKYHGYYFRQSKRMLPVKWMSPESMMDKLYTEASDVWSFGVLLWEIATLGGTPYPSVPPERLYDLLTSGYRMSCPLDCPRRLHDIMLLCWAADVNERPTFEALSQLFSKIVKETN